Proteins co-encoded in one Ooceraea biroi isolate clonal line C1 chromosome 9, Obir_v5.4, whole genome shotgun sequence genomic window:
- the LOC105279522 gene encoding Golgi to ER traffic protein 4 homolog, translating into MASRYSGVQRVLAKLEASINSGNYYEAHQMYRTIYFRYLRQKKHSELLELLYRGSMLLLQHEQHASGADLGILFINVLTRGTERTQSFFEKITSLFSLMSPISPEREVFVQSALKWSIIGTDYKTGHPDLHQMIAQVFWREKNYIMARQHFIHSRDGSGCAAMLVELHEQRGYMNEIDLFITQAVLQYLCLHNKATAQEAFNSYTSRHPKINNSGPPYLLPLLNFLFFLLKTIDSGKLAVFTVLCEQYQIALNRDPCYRQYLDKIGQLFFNIPPPRPHNQGLFGSILQSFINGLEDDDSDDEQRNAASTSHAAQELD; encoded by the exons ATGGCCTCGCGGTATAGTGGTGTTCAGCGAGTTTTAGCGAAATTGGAGGCGTCGATAAACTCAGGAAATTATTATGAGGCCCATCAGATGTACAGAACGATATATTTTAG ATACCTCCGCCAGAAAAAACATTCGGAGCTCCTGGAATTGCTGTACAGAGGATCAATGCTACTGCTACAGCACGAACAG CATGCGAGTGGAGCCGACctaggaatattatttatcaatgttTTAACACGTGGCACTGAACGTACACAAAGTTTCTTTGAGAAAATCACAAGCTTGTTCAGCTTAATGAGCCCGATATCTCCAGAAAGAGAAGTATTTGTGCAATCAGCACTCAAGTGGAGTATAATAGGTACAGATTACAAAACTGGTCATCCAGATTTGCACCAGATGATAGCTCAAGTGTTTTGGAGAG aaaagaattatataatggcAAGGCAACACTTTATACATAGTAGAGACGGTTCTGGATGCGCAGCTATGTTGGTCGAACTTCACGAGCAACGTGGATACATGAATGAAATAGATCTCTTTATAACTCAAGCAGTTTTACA ATATCTTTGTCTACACAATAAAGCAACGGCGCAAGAAGCATTCAATTCTTACACTTCAAGACATccaaagataaataatagtGGACCGCCATATCTTCTTCCTCTATTAAACTTCTTGTTTTTCTTACTTAAAACAATCGACAG TGGTAAACTAGCGGTGTTCACAGTCCTCTGTGAACAGTATCAGATAGCCTTAAACAGGGATCCATGTTATAGACAGTACTTAGACAAAATAGGCCAactctttttcaatattccgCCACCACGTCCGCACAATCAAGGACTGTTCGGCTCGATTTTGCAATCCTTTATCAATGGCCTGGAGGATGACGACTCGGATGACGAACAACGAAATGCCGCTTCGACTTCGCATGCCGCGCAAGAACTTGATTGA
- the LOC105279572 gene encoding uncharacterized protein LOC105279572 isoform X2, with translation MNGGLHGDTTWRTARICAPRICSVMFGDARCSPPGPVMADSRCRGVFTRDDEMTENGSGRNYEEHCCQRYANRNGSSGGGSGYPATPSSAGYVTEKMYMLLQAYLQSKSWNPSIELLQCFSEFKDASMMPSAAYVQMIASRVALDSQGRLVLRENGKIILPYEHFANAVMLKHMNGPHGLHLGLEGTVRAVMESYTIGRECFGMEKEFIIEVVQNCPNPACRYYKNQLELTQKMGHMAPTYIQENEATASLLRTGFPHSTDFQATLSGANPNTHMGGGSAADLPEIRGASNQMNLQRPPSRPSLNIPHRPVSQEKKVSSGKQHYESLIPNIPITDHKLTDFLRNNLDNLDNLSALNLGNLQGLGNANKDLLAMHNGAWPLEGGQEKIVRAFAEVMKNMARMKSCVRPAMCKPYGKQSEALQKTLVDTIQLVQSLRSFLPPPHIPVSSWKNEDKHRLDHTGTPYLSTLKASGMEELCEQRKLD, from the exons ATGAATGGCGGGCTCCACGGTGACACAACTTGGCGCACAGCGAGAATCTGCGCGCCGAGGATATGCTCGGTGATGTTCGGTGATGCTCGATGTTCACCACCTGGTCCTGTCATGGCTGATTCGCGTTGTCGCGGAGTTTTCACGCGAGATGACGAGATGACAGAG AATGGATCTGGCAGAAACTATGAAGAACATTGTTGCCAAAGGTATGCAAACAGAAATGGGTCCAGCGGTGGAGGCTCAGGCTATCCTGCTACACCAAGCAGCGCTGGTTACGTCACGGAGAAGATGTACATGCTGTTACAGGCTTATTTGCAAAGTAAAAGTTGGAATCCCAGTATCGAACTGTTACAATGTTTTTCAGAATTCAAGGATGCCTCTATGATGCCAAGTGCTGCTTACGTACA GATGATAGCATCTAGAGTTGCACTAGATTCACAAGGAAGATTAGTTCTTCGTGAGAACGGAAAAATAATACTTCCTTATGAGCATTTTGCCAACGCCGTGATGTTGAAACACATGAATGGGCCACACGGCTTGCATTTGGGCCTAGAGGGTACAGTCAGAGCAGTCATGGAGTCTTATACCATTGGGAGGGAGTGCTTCGGAATGGAGAAAGAGTTTATCATAGAAGTCGTACAGAATTGTCCAAATCCTGCTTGCCGTTATTACAAAAATCAGTTGGAACTTACTCAGAAGATGGGCCACATGGCACCCACTTACATCCAGGAGAATGAAGCTACCGCGTCCCTCTTGCGTACCGGTTTTCCGCACAGCACTGATTTCCAGGCG ACATTGAGCGGTGCTAATCCGAATACGCATATGGGAGGAGGCTCCGCAGCAGATTTACCGGAAATAAGAGGTGCTAGTAACCAAATGAATCTTCAACGTCCTCCAAGCCGTCCATCGTTAAATATTCCGCATCGGCCTGTATCGCAAGAGAAGAAAGTGTCATCCGGCAAGCAGCACTACGAATCTCTAATACCTAACATACCGATCACCGATCACAAGTTGACGGATTTTCTACGCAATAATCTGGATAACTTGGACAATCTCAGCGCACTGAATTTAGGGAACTTGCAAGGATTAGGGAATGCTAATAAGGATCTGTTGGCAATGCACAATGGCGCATGGCCTTTGGAAG GAGGTCAAGAAAAGATCGTGCGTGCATTTGCAGAGGTAATGAAGAATATGGCAAGAATGAAATCCTGCGTACGGCCAGCAATGTGCAAGCCATACGGCAAGCAGTCCGAGGCTTTGCAAAAAA CATTGGTTGATACTATACAGCTTGTACAATCGTTGAGAAGCTTCTTGCCGCCTCCACATATACCAGTCTCCAGCTGGAAAAACGAAGATAAACACCGATTAGATCATACTGGTACACCTTACTTGTCAACGTT AAAAGCTAGTGGGATGGAAGAATTGTGCGAGCAGCGTAAGTTGGACTAA
- the LOC105279572 gene encoding uncharacterized protein LOC105279572 isoform X3, which produces MYMLLQAYLQSKSWNPSIELLQCFSEFKDASMMPSAAYVQMIASRVALDSQGRLVLRENGKIILPYEHFANAVMLKHMNGPHGLHLGLEGTVRAVMESYTIGRECFGMEKEFIIEVVQNCPNPACRYYKNQLELTQKMGHMAPTYIQENEATASLLRTGFPHSTDFQATLSGANPNTHMGGGSAADLPEIRGASNQMNLQRPPSRPSLNIPHRPVSQEKKVSSGKQHYESLIPNIPITDHKLTDFLRNNLDNLDNLSALNLGNLQGLGNANKDLLAMHNGAWPLEGEKSSRSSSANSEGGQEKIVRAFAEVMKNMARMKSCVRPAMCKPYGKQSEALQKTLVDTIQLVQSLRSFLPPPHIPVSSWKNEDKHRLDHTGTPYLSTLKASGMEELCEQRKLD; this is translated from the exons ATGTACATGCTGTTACAGGCTTATTTGCAAAGTAAAAGTTGGAATCCCAGTATCGAACTGTTACAATGTTTTTCAGAATTCAAGGATGCCTCTATGATGCCAAGTGCTGCTTACGTACA GATGATAGCATCTAGAGTTGCACTAGATTCACAAGGAAGATTAGTTCTTCGTGAGAACGGAAAAATAATACTTCCTTATGAGCATTTTGCCAACGCCGTGATGTTGAAACACATGAATGGGCCACACGGCTTGCATTTGGGCCTAGAGGGTACAGTCAGAGCAGTCATGGAGTCTTATACCATTGGGAGGGAGTGCTTCGGAATGGAGAAAGAGTTTATCATAGAAGTCGTACAGAATTGTCCAAATCCTGCTTGCCGTTATTACAAAAATCAGTTGGAACTTACTCAGAAGATGGGCCACATGGCACCCACTTACATCCAGGAGAATGAAGCTACCGCGTCCCTCTTGCGTACCGGTTTTCCGCACAGCACTGATTTCCAGGCG ACATTGAGCGGTGCTAATCCGAATACGCATATGGGAGGAGGCTCCGCAGCAGATTTACCGGAAATAAGAGGTGCTAGTAACCAAATGAATCTTCAACGTCCTCCAAGCCGTCCATCGTTAAATATTCCGCATCGGCCTGTATCGCAAGAGAAGAAAGTGTCATCCGGCAAGCAGCACTACGAATCTCTAATACCTAACATACCGATCACCGATCACAAGTTGACGGATTTTCTACGCAATAATCTGGATAACTTGGACAATCTCAGCGCACTGAATTTAGGGAACTTGCAAGGATTAGGGAATGCTAATAAGGATCTGTTGGCAATGCACAATGGCGCATGGCCTTTGGAAGGTGAAAAAAGCTCTCGATCATCATCCGCGAATTCGGAAG GAGGTCAAGAAAAGATCGTGCGTGCATTTGCAGAGGTAATGAAGAATATGGCAAGAATGAAATCCTGCGTACGGCCAGCAATGTGCAAGCCATACGGCAAGCAGTCCGAGGCTTTGCAAAAAA CATTGGTTGATACTATACAGCTTGTACAATCGTTGAGAAGCTTCTTGCCGCCTCCACATATACCAGTCTCCAGCTGGAAAAACGAAGATAAACACCGATTAGATCATACTGGTACACCTTACTTGTCAACGTT AAAAGCTAGTGGGATGGAAGAATTGTGCGAGCAGCGTAAGTTGGACTAA
- the LOC105279572 gene encoding uncharacterized protein LOC105279572 isoform X1 yields MNGGLHGDTTWRTARICAPRICSVMFGDARCSPPGPVMADSRCRGVFTRDDEMTENGSGRNYEEHCCQRYANRNGSSGGGSGYPATPSSAGYVTEKMYMLLQAYLQSKSWNPSIELLQCFSEFKDASMMPSAAYVQMIASRVALDSQGRLVLRENGKIILPYEHFANAVMLKHMNGPHGLHLGLEGTVRAVMESYTIGRECFGMEKEFIIEVVQNCPNPACRYYKNQLELTQKMGHMAPTYIQENEATASLLRTGFPHSTDFQATLSGANPNTHMGGGSAADLPEIRGASNQMNLQRPPSRPSLNIPHRPVSQEKKVSSGKQHYESLIPNIPITDHKLTDFLRNNLDNLDNLSALNLGNLQGLGNANKDLLAMHNGAWPLEGEKSSRSSSANSEGGQEKIVRAFAEVMKNMARMKSCVRPAMCKPYGKQSEALQKTLVDTIQLVQSLRSFLPPPHIPVSSWKNEDKHRLDHTGTPYLSTLKASGMEELCEQRKLD; encoded by the exons ATGAATGGCGGGCTCCACGGTGACACAACTTGGCGCACAGCGAGAATCTGCGCGCCGAGGATATGCTCGGTGATGTTCGGTGATGCTCGATGTTCACCACCTGGTCCTGTCATGGCTGATTCGCGTTGTCGCGGAGTTTTCACGCGAGATGACGAGATGACAGAG AATGGATCTGGCAGAAACTATGAAGAACATTGTTGCCAAAGGTATGCAAACAGAAATGGGTCCAGCGGTGGAGGCTCAGGCTATCCTGCTACACCAAGCAGCGCTGGTTACGTCACGGAGAAGATGTACATGCTGTTACAGGCTTATTTGCAAAGTAAAAGTTGGAATCCCAGTATCGAACTGTTACAATGTTTTTCAGAATTCAAGGATGCCTCTATGATGCCAAGTGCTGCTTACGTACA GATGATAGCATCTAGAGTTGCACTAGATTCACAAGGAAGATTAGTTCTTCGTGAGAACGGAAAAATAATACTTCCTTATGAGCATTTTGCCAACGCCGTGATGTTGAAACACATGAATGGGCCACACGGCTTGCATTTGGGCCTAGAGGGTACAGTCAGAGCAGTCATGGAGTCTTATACCATTGGGAGGGAGTGCTTCGGAATGGAGAAAGAGTTTATCATAGAAGTCGTACAGAATTGTCCAAATCCTGCTTGCCGTTATTACAAAAATCAGTTGGAACTTACTCAGAAGATGGGCCACATGGCACCCACTTACATCCAGGAGAATGAAGCTACCGCGTCCCTCTTGCGTACCGGTTTTCCGCACAGCACTGATTTCCAGGCG ACATTGAGCGGTGCTAATCCGAATACGCATATGGGAGGAGGCTCCGCAGCAGATTTACCGGAAATAAGAGGTGCTAGTAACCAAATGAATCTTCAACGTCCTCCAAGCCGTCCATCGTTAAATATTCCGCATCGGCCTGTATCGCAAGAGAAGAAAGTGTCATCCGGCAAGCAGCACTACGAATCTCTAATACCTAACATACCGATCACCGATCACAAGTTGACGGATTTTCTACGCAATAATCTGGATAACTTGGACAATCTCAGCGCACTGAATTTAGGGAACTTGCAAGGATTAGGGAATGCTAATAAGGATCTGTTGGCAATGCACAATGGCGCATGGCCTTTGGAAGGTGAAAAAAGCTCTCGATCATCATCCGCGAATTCGGAAG GAGGTCAAGAAAAGATCGTGCGTGCATTTGCAGAGGTAATGAAGAATATGGCAAGAATGAAATCCTGCGTACGGCCAGCAATGTGCAAGCCATACGGCAAGCAGTCCGAGGCTTTGCAAAAAA CATTGGTTGATACTATACAGCTTGTACAATCGTTGAGAAGCTTCTTGCCGCCTCCACATATACCAGTCTCCAGCTGGAAAAACGAAGATAAACACCGATTAGATCATACTGGTACACCTTACTTGTCAACGTT AAAAGCTAGTGGGATGGAAGAATTGTGCGAGCAGCGTAAGTTGGACTAA
- the LOC105279521 gene encoding serine hydroxymethyltransferase, cytosolic isoform X2, whose amino-acid sequence MAGLLNKNIWDTDSELFDLMKKEKNRQQSGLELIASENFTSLSVLQCLSSCLHNKYSEGLPGQRYYGGNEYIDEIELLTQKRALEAFSLNPEEWGCNVQPYSGSPANFAVYTGLLGPHGRIMGLDLPDGGHLTHGFFTATKKISATSIFFESMPYKVDPESGLIDYDEAAKQARLFKPKVIIAGVSCYSRCLDYKRFREIADENNAYLFSDMAHVSGLVAAGIIPSPFEYSDVVSTTTHKTLRGPRAGVIFFRKGVRSETKDGKKIMYDIEDKINQAVFPGLQGGPHNHAIAAIATTMKQVKSPEFVAYQKQVVANAKRLCAGLQERGYKISTNGTDVHMLLVDLRSSGITGSKAERILEEISIACNKNTVPGDKSALNPSGIRLGTPALTTRGLVEKDIDKVVDFIDKGLKLSKEVSAISGPKLVDFKKVLTTDKNIQAKVAALKKEVEVFSRQFSIPGYEIY is encoded by the exons ATGGCAGGATTACTGAATAAAAACATCTGGGATACCGATAGCGAGCTTTTCGACTTgatgaagaaggagaagaatcGACAGCAGTCCGGGCTGGAGTTGATCGCCAGTGAGAATTTTACGTCTCTCAGTGTGCTGCAGTGTTTGAGTTCGTGTCTACACAACAAGTACAGCGAAGGACTGCCTGGTCAAAG GTATTACGGTGGAAACGAGTACATCGACGAGATCGAGTTACTGACGCAGAAGCGTGCCTTGGAAGCCTTCAGTCTGAATCCCGAGGAATGGGGCTGCAATGTACAGCCTTATTCCGGCAGCCCGGCGAATTTCGCGGTGTACACGGGCCTGTTGGGACCTCACGGGCGCATAATGGGTCTAGACTTGCCCGATGGCGGCCATCTCACTCACG GTTTCTTCACGGCGACCAAGAAGATTTCCGCTACGTCCATCTTCTTTGAATCGATGCCGTACAAAGTCGATCCCGAGAGCGGTCTGATCGATTATGACGAGGCCGCGAAGCAAGCGAGACTGTTCAAGCCGAAAGTCATCATCGCTGGAGTATCCTGCTACAGTAGATGCCTGGACTACAAACGTTTCCGTGAGATCGCGGATGAGAATAACGCCTACCTCTTTAGTGACATGGCTCACGTGTCTGGACTGGTCGCTGCTGGGATAATTCCCAGTCCTTTTGAGTATAGCGACGTTGTGTCGACAACTACGCACAAGACTTTACG AGGACCTCGTGCTGGTGTCATTTTCTTTCGAAAGGGTGTCCGAAGCGAGACAAAGGATGGCAAAAAGATAATGTACGATATAGAGGATAAGATCAATCAAGCGGTATTCCCGGGTCTTCAAGGAGGACCTCATAATCACGCGATCGCCGCTATAGCCACTACCATGAAACAAGTTAAATCACCGGAATTCGTCGCTTATCAGAAGCAAGTGGTGGCTAACGCGAAGAGATTGTGCGCGGGTCTACAGGAGCGGGGTTACAAGATCAGTACCAATGGCACGGACGTTCACATGCTGCTGGTAGACCTACGGTCCTCGGGCATCACCGGCTCCAAGGCAGAAAGAATTCTAGAGGAAATCTCTATCGCCTGTAATAAGAACACTGTTCCCGGTGATAAGAGCGCGTTGAATCCTAGTGGCATTAGATTAGGAACTCCCGCGCTCACTACTCGTGGTTTAGTCGAGAAGGACATCGACAAAGTCGTGGACTTTATAGACAAAG GATTGAAACTCTCTAAAGAAGTGAGCGCAATCTCCGGACCGAAGCTGGTAGACTTCAAGAAAGTATTAACCACAGACAAGAACATTCAAGCAAAGGTTGCAGCTTTGAAGAAGGAAGTGGAAGTTTTCTCGAGGCAGTTTTCAATTCCTGGTTACGAGATATATTGA